Within the Borreliella valaisiana VS116 genome, the region TATTGTTGGTGACGTTTTTTGCGTGTCTTTTAATATTCCCGACTTTAAAGTGGTATTTTTTAATGAGTAGTGAGGATAAAAAGATAAGCTCATATTCACAAGAGGCCTTAAGGGATTATTCAAAGAAAAAAGCTTTGAATGATCTTGTTCAGCTTAAAGAGTTGTATAATAAAGATCCCAATAGCAGTATTCCGACTAGTCTGTCTTATTTAATCCCGATAGCAAAAAATAATTATAAGTCTTCAATGAAAATTCCTCCTAAATTTTTTACTGCTAAATCTTTGCGTGAAGGATTTTTGACCGATTCTGATATGGGAGAAGTAAGTTTAGAGATTTATAAATATTATGAGAAGATAAAGAAGAGTAAAAGTAGAATAATACATCTTGGACTTGATTTGTCTGGGGGGATGGGTGTTACCATTTCTCTTGATTATTCAAGTGTTGAAAAAAAATTAGGTCGTTCTTTGACCTTTGCTGAGAAAGAAGATGCTATTTATCGAATAATGCAAATTCTTAAGGATAGGGTAGATAGGTTTGGACTTACAGAGCCTAAAATTGCAAGAGAGGCTGGAGGAAATAAAATTTTCTTAGATATTCCTGGAGAAAAAGATGAGAGCAGGGTGAACACTCTTTTGAGTGGGAAAGGTAATTTAACTTTTTATGTGGTTGATGACGAATCTACAACACTTTTGCATAAAAGAATATTAGAAGCGGGGTCTTTTTTTTCTATTTCCAAAATTCAGGCAAATATGAACCTTCCAGATAGTAAGCAAATTTTTCCTTGGTATGTTAAAGATTCTTATGGGGTAGATGATGAGTCAACAGTTCGTTATTATGTAGTTGATGTAAGTCCTGAAAATTCATTTGATGGTGCTCACATTAAAGATGCTGGGGTCTCTAATGATCCTAGAACGGGTCGAGATATTGTTGTTTTTAATCTTGATGTTGATGGAAGTGAAAAATTTTTTAAATTTACTCAGAAAAATGTTGGAAAGTCTTTGGCTGTTGTCATGGAAGGTAAAATTAAGTCTGTGGCAGGAATTGGGTATGCCATTACTGGTGGTAATGTTTCGATTCAAGGCGACTCTTTTGATAAAAAAGAGGCCTTGGATCTTGCCTTAGTTTTTAAAACCGCTGCTTTTCCAGTTGAGATTAAAATAGATGATTTGAGAATAATAGGACCTACTCTTGGTGCTAAAACTGTTGATCTTGGTATTAAAGCTTCTATGCTTGCTCTTTGTTTGGTTTTTTTGTTTATGTGTGTTTATTATGGTTTTAGTGGTTTTGTAGCCGGGTTTTCACTTGTTATTTATAATGTATTTTTAATTTTAGCAATATTGTCGGCTTTTAATTTTACTTTAACTTTAACAAGTATTGCAGGTCTTATTTTGACAATGGGTATGGCCGTAGACATAAATATAATTATTTATGAGAGAATTAAAGAAGAAATTAGAGAAGGTAGAAAATTTGAAAATGCTTTTGAAGATGGTTTTAAAAAAGCCTTTTTATCTATTATGGATGCAAATGTAACGACATTTATTGCGGTGCTTTTTTTAACCCTTCTTGGGACGGGAGTTATTCAAGGTTTTGCATGGTC harbors:
- the secD gene encoding protein translocase subunit SecD, with translation MKKGSKLILILLVTFFACLLIFPTLKWYFLMSSEDKKISSYSQEALRDYSKKKALNDLVQLKELYNKDPNSSIPTSLSYLIPIAKNNYKSSMKIPPKFFTAKSLREGFLTDSDMGEVSLEIYKYYEKIKKSKSRIIHLGLDLSGGMGVTISLDYSSVEKKLGRSLTFAEKEDAIYRIMQILKDRVDRFGLTEPKIAREAGGNKIFLDIPGEKDESRVNTLLSGKGNLTFYVVDDESTTLLHKRILEAGSFFSISKIQANMNLPDSKQIFPWYVKDSYGVDDESTVRYYVVDVSPENSFDGAHIKDAGVSNDPRTGRDIVVFNLDVDGSEKFFKFTQKNVGKSLAVVMEGKIKSVAGIGYAITGGNVSIQGDSFDKKEALDLALVFKTAAFPVEIKIDDLRIIGPTLGAKTVDLGIKASMLALCLVFLFMCVYYGFSGFVAGFSLVIYNVFLILAILSAFNFTLTLTSIAGLILTMGMAVDINIIIYERIKEEIREGRKFENAFEDGFKKAFLSIMDANVTTFIAVLFLTLLGTGVIQGFAWSLSVGIVASLFSSLIFSRFILEFIMSVRKSKFISISWSSKYAKSN